In the genome of Xanthobacteraceae bacterium, one region contains:
- a CDS encoding xanthine dehydrogenase family protein molybdopterin-binding subunit, with product MRPLQFGSGQPHPRLEDPVLITGQGRFVADCIPEGAFRAVVLRSPHAHAKFRIADLSAARAAPGVKLILTAEDVQHFAHLQCRAAAFLQPIGEKSAYVPPYEVLCSDTVRHVGDAIAFVVADTVLHARNALDLIDVEYDPLPAAVGTRAATEDGAPLVWPDRARNNAYTAKVGDKEAADAAFAKAAHVVKIEIVNQRLVTNFMETRGVVVSYGDDGRYTMTVSSQGANMIHNSVCGIMKIEPKRLRVLTHDVGGGFGTKAPAYREYVLSALAAEKLNAPVAWIADRSEHFIGDNQGRDHVSVAEMATDERGRFLAMRVETIANMGAYYSEVAPYIPYLGATMSPGVYDIPVVYALVRAVWTHTVPVDAYRGAGRPEAAYLIERLADAVALALKKDPAEIRKLNFVAKENMPYKTATGRTYDSGDFSAHLERALQAAGIGSFEARLAKSRAEGKLRGYGMASYIEACGQTAPENSTVRLETDGSVTVFIGTQSNGQGHATTFAQLVHDQTGLPLEKVTVITGDSDQVRGGGTVGSRSMPTGGNAVSRATAKLVTSLKALAAQHLEAKEEEIEVADGLVRVKGTNRALSFAELASKPGVSTEQLSGMEKNFMPPAPTYPNGTHVCEVEIDPETGALEFQNYVVVDDFGVSLNPLLLEGQVHGGIGQGIGQAVMEDTVYDESGQLVSASLMDYALPRASDVPFYSFETKNVPCTTNPLGVKGAGEAGAIGSCGAVMNAIVDALHRGYGITHIDMPATPQKIWRTIQNANRG from the coding sequence ATGCGTCCGCTGCAATTCGGTTCAGGCCAGCCGCATCCCCGTCTCGAAGACCCGGTGTTGATCACGGGGCAGGGCCGCTTCGTGGCGGACTGTATTCCGGAGGGAGCGTTCCGAGCGGTGGTGCTGCGCTCGCCGCACGCACATGCGAAATTTCGCATTGCCGATCTTTCCGCCGCACGCGCTGCTCCCGGCGTGAAACTGATATTGACCGCGGAAGACGTGCAGCACTTCGCGCATCTGCAATGCCGCGCCGCTGCGTTTCTCCAGCCTATCGGCGAGAAGTCGGCTTACGTGCCGCCTTACGAAGTGTTGTGCAGCGATACGGTGCGTCATGTCGGCGACGCCATCGCTTTCGTGGTGGCCGACACCGTGCTGCATGCGCGCAATGCACTCGACCTGATCGATGTGGAATACGACCCGCTTCCGGCGGCGGTCGGTACCCGCGCCGCCACCGAAGACGGCGCGCCGCTGGTCTGGCCGGACCGCGCGCGCAACAACGCCTACACCGCGAAGGTGGGCGACAAGGAAGCGGCGGACGCCGCTTTTGCCAAGGCCGCGCATGTCGTGAAAATCGAGATCGTCAACCAGCGCCTGGTGACGAACTTCATGGAGACGCGCGGCGTCGTCGTCTCCTATGGCGACGATGGCCGCTACACGATGACGGTATCGAGCCAGGGCGCGAACATGATCCACAACAGCGTGTGCGGGATCATGAAGATCGAACCGAAGAGGCTGCGCGTGCTGACCCACGATGTCGGCGGCGGCTTCGGCACGAAAGCGCCGGCGTACCGCGAGTATGTGCTGAGCGCGCTTGCGGCCGAGAAGCTGAATGCGCCGGTCGCGTGGATCGCTGACCGCAGCGAGCATTTCATCGGCGACAATCAGGGCCGGGACCATGTTTCGGTCGCGGAAATGGCGACCGACGAGCGCGGCAGGTTCCTCGCCATGCGGGTCGAAACCATCGCCAACATGGGCGCTTATTATTCCGAAGTCGCGCCCTACATTCCCTATCTCGGCGCGACAATGTCGCCGGGCGTCTACGACATTCCGGTCGTGTACGCGCTGGTGCGCGCGGTGTGGACGCATACCGTGCCGGTGGACGCCTATCGCGGCGCTGGCCGCCCGGAAGCGGCCTATCTCATCGAACGTCTGGCGGATGCGGTTGCGCTCGCGCTGAAGAAAGACCCGGCCGAAATCCGCAAGCTCAATTTCGTCGCAAAAGAAAACATGCCCTACAAGACCGCGACGGGCCGCACCTACGATAGCGGCGATTTCAGTGCGCATCTGGAGCGTGCCTTGCAGGCGGCAGGTATCGGTTCGTTCGAGGCGCGGCTCGCGAAATCCAGAGCGGAAGGCAAGCTGCGCGGTTATGGCATGGCTTCCTACATCGAAGCCTGCGGACAGACCGCGCCGGAGAACTCGACGGTGCGCCTCGAAACCGATGGCAGCGTCACCGTTTTCATCGGAACCCAATCGAACGGGCAGGGGCACGCGACCACCTTCGCGCAGCTCGTTCACGACCAGACCGGGTTGCCGCTGGAGAAGGTCACCGTGATCACCGGCGACAGCGATCAGGTGCGCGGCGGCGGTACGGTCGGCTCGCGTTCGATGCCGACCGGCGGCAACGCCGTGTCGCGCGCGACCGCGAAGCTCGTCACCTCGCTGAAGGCGCTGGCGGCGCAGCATCTCGAAGCGAAGGAAGAGGAAATCGAAGTGGCGGACGGCCTCGTTCGCGTGAAGGGGACGAACCGTGCGCTTTCCTTCGCCGAGCTGGCGTCGAAGCCGGGCGTTTCCACCGAGCAGCTTTCGGGTATGGAAAAGAATTTCATGCCGCCTGCGCCGACCTATCCGAACGGCACGCACGTCTGCGAAGTCGAGATCGATCCCGAAACCGGCGCGCTCGAATTCCAGAACTATGTCGTGGTGGATGATTTCGGCGTGTCGCTGAATCCGCTGCTGCTCGAAGGACAGGTGCACGGCGGCATCGGTCAGGGCATCGGTCAGGCGGTGATGGAAGACACAGTCTATGACGAAAGCGGCCAGCTCGTCTCCGCGTCGCTGATGGATTATGCGCTGCCGCGCGCGAGCGACGTGCCGTTCTATTCGTTCGAGACGAAGAACGTGCCGTGCACGACCAATCCGCTCGGTGTGAAGGGTGCGGGCGAGGCGGGCGCGATCGGCTCCTGTGGCGCGGTTATGAATGCAATCGTTGATGCGCTGCATCGCGGCTACGGCATTACGCATATCGACATGCCGGCGACGCCGCAGAAGATCTGGCGCACCATCCAGAACGCGAACCGCGGCTGA
- a CDS encoding ABC transporter substrate-binding protein — translation MRLRILLAAALLALFVQPAKTEELQDFVDRLLEASQDAVAPGANHAQHCQKILASSYDITGMARSIAGDAWNKASPAERNAFRAAFEKSTITGCSRLLGIEQGVALAHIGNRDAQGGDKLVGIRVISPEKGERTWIWRVRGADGKFHVVDVVVDGRSLVAGERADVARVIEQAGGELSAATSYLQQRVR, via the coding sequence ATGCGGCTACGCATACTCCTCGCCGCCGCACTGCTCGCGCTGTTCGTGCAGCCTGCGAAAACGGAAGAGTTGCAGGATTTCGTCGATCGCCTGCTCGAAGCATCGCAGGACGCAGTCGCGCCCGGCGCGAACCATGCGCAGCACTGCCAGAAAATTCTTGCTTCGTCTTATGACATTACCGGCATGGCACGCAGCATCGCCGGCGATGCGTGGAACAAGGCTTCGCCCGCCGAGCGCAATGCTTTCCGCGCCGCTTTCGAGAAGTCGACGATTACCGGCTGCTCGCGCCTGCTTGGCATCGAACAAGGTGTTGCGCTCGCGCATATCGGCAACCGCGATGCGCAGGGCGGCGACAAGCTGGTCGGCATCCGCGTGATCTCGCCGGAGAAAGGCGAGCGCACCTGGATCTGGCGCGTGCGCGGCGCGGATGGAAAATTCCACGTCGTGGACGTAGTGGTGGACGGGCGCAGCCTCGTCGCGGGCGAACGCGCCGACGTCGCGCGCGTGATCGAGCAGGCAGGCGGCGAACTCTCCGCCGCGACCAGCTATCTCCAGCAGCGGGTACGATAG
- a CDS encoding multidrug efflux RND transporter permease subunit, giving the protein MNIPHFFINRPIFASVVSIIIVILGAVAFTRLPVAQYPEIAPPVINVSGQYPGANAEVVAQTVVAPIEEQINGVEGMLYMSSNATADGRFTISVTFDIGVNLDQAQVQVQNRVAIASPRLPGDVRNIGVTVTKSSPDLMLIVHLYSPDRSRDSLFISNYANLEIKDVLTRVDGVGSITIFGQRDYSMRVWLDPGRLQTLGLTANDVVAALQRQNVQVASGVLNQPPVQSNRAFQIAVTTQGRLANPDEFANIVVKTTTNANVLLKDVARIELAAQDYGSNSYLNEYEAVALAIFQRPGSNALQTANAIRKTMQELGQRLPAGVTYDIIYDPTQFISESVSAVVQTIIEAVVLVVLVVILFLQTWRAAVIPILAIPISLIGTFFLMTMFGFTINNLTLFGLVLAIGIVVDDAIVVVENVERNIEAGMPPKEAAFKSMDEVGAALVAIALVLTAVFVPAAFITGISGQFYRQFALTIISATFISLLVSLTLSPAMCALLLKPHSKEEPKGLAIPIRKFFGGFNRAFDWFASRYNAFVSRSLRMIAVMLIVYVGVIVFGMFQFIRTPQGFIPQQDRGYLIVAVQLPAGAALSRTDEVMKRVTAIARSIPGINAVNIVGFSGATFTVAPNAGAVFVVLEPFAKRGGDPNKSAASIQAQLFQKLSSIQEGLVLVIQPPPVQGIGNAGGFRMMIQDRTGQGPAALQGVVYAMMGRAAQTAGVSQVFSLFENQTPQLYLDIDRQKAQLLGINITDVFSALQIYIGSAYVNDFNLFGRTFRVMAQAEAQDRLDPDDVLKIRVRNAQGQTVPLGSFTTVTNKSGPYRIPRYNLYPAAELDGAAAPGYSQGQAIEIMQKLAAETLPPGYSYEWTTLAFQQLRAGNTAIFAFLLAVVFVFLVLAAQFESLRLPLAVILIVPMCVIAAIVGVVLRGQDNNILTQVGFIVLIALASKNAILIVEFAKQIEDEGKDVWHAAVEAARLRLRPIVMTSLAFILGVLPLVTASGAGAELRQALGTAVFFGMIGVTIFGLIFTPIFYVVARRIGARKAEPPAKTAPAKR; this is encoded by the coding sequence GTGAACATTCCGCATTTCTTCATCAACCGGCCGATCTTCGCGTCGGTCGTTTCGATCATCATCGTGATCCTCGGCGCGGTGGCGTTCACGCGTCTTCCGGTCGCGCAGTATCCTGAGATCGCGCCGCCGGTCATCAACGTGTCCGGCCAGTATCCGGGCGCAAATGCCGAGGTGGTGGCGCAGACTGTCGTTGCGCCCATCGAGGAGCAGATCAACGGCGTCGAGGGCATGCTCTACATGTCGTCGAATGCGACCGCAGACGGCCGTTTCACCATCTCCGTAACCTTCGACATCGGCGTCAATCTCGATCAGGCGCAGGTACAGGTGCAGAACCGCGTGGCGATCGCCAGTCCGCGCCTACCGGGCGACGTGCGCAACATCGGTGTCACGGTGACGAAGTCGTCGCCCGACCTGATGCTTATCGTGCATCTCTATTCGCCCGACCGCTCGCGCGACTCGCTGTTCATCTCCAACTACGCCAACCTTGAGATCAAGGACGTGCTGACGCGCGTCGATGGCGTCGGTTCGATCACGATCTTCGGTCAGCGTGATTATTCGATGCGGGTATGGCTCGATCCGGGCCGTCTGCAAACGCTCGGCCTGACCGCCAACGACGTCGTGGCCGCGCTACAGCGCCAGAACGTGCAAGTGGCTTCCGGCGTGCTGAACCAGCCGCCGGTGCAATCCAATCGTGCGTTCCAGATTGCGGTGACGACTCAGGGGCGTCTCGCGAACCCGGACGAGTTCGCCAATATCGTGGTGAAAACCACCACGAACGCGAACGTGCTCTTGAAGGATGTCGCGCGCATCGAGCTTGCCGCACAGGATTACGGTTCGAACTCGTATCTGAACGAATACGAAGCGGTGGCGCTCGCGATTTTCCAGCGGCCCGGTTCGAACGCGCTGCAAACCGCCAACGCCATCCGCAAGACGATGCAGGAGCTTGGCCAGCGCCTTCCGGCAGGCGTGACCTACGACATCATTTACGACCCGACACAGTTCATCTCGGAGTCGGTCAGCGCGGTGGTGCAGACCATCATCGAAGCCGTCGTGCTGGTCGTGCTGGTCGTGATTCTGTTCCTGCAGACATGGCGCGCGGCGGTCATCCCGATTCTGGCGATTCCGATTTCGCTGATTGGCACGTTCTTCCTGATGACGATGTTCGGGTTCACCATCAACAATCTGACGCTGTTCGGGCTGGTGCTGGCGATCGGCATTGTCGTGGACGACGCCATCGTCGTTGTCGAGAATGTCGAGCGAAATATCGAAGCGGGGATGCCGCCGAAGGAAGCGGCATTCAAGTCGATGGACGAAGTCGGCGCGGCGCTGGTGGCGATCGCGCTGGTGTTGACGGCAGTGTTCGTGCCGGCAGCGTTCATTACCGGCATTTCCGGTCAGTTCTACCGCCAGTTCGCGCTGACCATCATCAGTGCGACGTTCATTTCGCTGCTTGTCTCGTTGACGCTCTCACCCGCGATGTGCGCGCTGCTGTTGAAGCCGCACAGCAAGGAGGAGCCGAAAGGACTGGCAATTCCGATCCGGAAATTCTTCGGCGGCTTCAATCGTGCCTTCGACTGGTTTGCGTCGCGCTACAACGCTTTCGTGTCGCGTTCGTTGCGTATGATCGCCGTCATGCTCATCGTCTATGTGGGCGTGATCGTGTTCGGCATGTTCCAGTTCATCCGCACGCCACAGGGATTCATTCCGCAGCAGGATCGTGGCTATCTGATCGTCGCGGTTCAGCTTCCGGCAGGCGCGGCATTGTCGCGTACCGACGAAGTCATGAAACGCGTGACGGCGATTGCCCGCAGTATTCCAGGTATCAACGCCGTCAACATCGTCGGTTTCTCCGGCGCGACCTTCACGGTGGCGCCGAACGCTGGCGCGGTGTTCGTGGTGTTGGAGCCATTCGCGAAACGCGGCGGCGACCCCAACAAATCCGCGGCTTCGATTCAGGCGCAGTTGTTCCAGAAGCTCTCTAGCATCCAGGAAGGTCTCGTGCTCGTCATTCAGCCGCCGCCGGTGCAGGGCATCGGCAATGCGGGCGGCTTCCGCATGATGATTCAGGATCGCACGGGACAGGGGCCTGCTGCGTTGCAGGGCGTCGTCTATGCGATGATGGGCCGTGCGGCGCAGACGGCAGGTGTGTCGCAGGTGTTCTCGCTGTTCGAGAACCAGACGCCGCAGCTCTATCTCGATATCGACCGGCAGAAGGCGCAGTTGCTCGGCATCAATATCACCGACGTCTTCTCCGCGTTGCAGATCTATATCGGCTCGGCCTACGTCAACGACTTCAACCTGTTCGGGCGCACGTTCCGCGTGATGGCGCAGGCGGAAGCGCAGGATCGTCTCGACCCGGATGACGTTTTGAAAATTCGCGTGCGTAACGCGCAGGGGCAAACCGTGCCGCTCGGCTCGTTCACGACGGTGACCAACAAATCCGGCCCGTATCGCATCCCGCGCTACAATCTCTATCCGGCGGCCGAACTGGATGGTGCCGCCGCGCCGGGCTACAGCCAGGGACAGGCGATCGAGATCATGCAGAAGCTGGCGGCGGAAACCTTGCCGCCGGGCTATTCGTATGAATGGACCACGCTTGCGTTCCAGCAGTTGCGGGCGGGGAATACAGCGATCTTCGCATTCCTGCTGGCGGTCGTGTTCGTGTTCCTCGTGCTGGCCGCGCAATTCGAAAGCCTGCGGTTGCCGCTCGCGGTCATCCTGATCGTGCCGATGTGCGTGATCGCGGCCATCGTCGGCGTGGTGTTGCGAGGGCAGGATAACAACATCCTGACGCAGGTCGGGTTCATCGTGCTGATCGCACTCGCTTCCAAGAACGCGATCCTCATCGTCGAGTTCGCGAAGCAGATCGAGGACGAGGGCAAGGATGTGTGGCACGCGGCAGTCGAAGCCGCGCGGCTACGGCTGCGGCCTATCGTGATGACTTCGCTCGCCTTCATTCTCGGCGTGTTGCCGCTCGTCACCGCGAGCGGCGCCGGCGCGGAATTGCGGCAGGCGCTCGGTACGGCAGTGTTCTTCGGCATGATCGGCGTCACCATCTTCGGCCTGATCTTCACGCCGATCTTCTATGTGGTCGCGCGCCGCATCGGTGCGCGCAAGGCCGAGCCGCCGGCTAAGACCGCGCCGGCGAAGCGTTAA
- a CDS encoding DMT family transporter, whose product MNVFLGIALQTGATFLFTLMGALIRYVDVRVPTGEVVFARSFLALLPLFAVLAWRREISSAVKFKYPRKHVLRALTGITAMVFLFLGLTRLPLADATAIGFATPLINVALAAIFLGEAVRMWRWGAVIVGFIGVMVMLAPHLSLTDFTSRAAEGAILTLLGAFFTAAAMTQVRAMSKVETTASLVFSFQAVASVAGLLSLPWGWVLPSGGDALALLGIGVFGGFAQILLTESYRHAPASVVAPFSYTAMIWSVVLGYFMFAELPDRFIWIGACIVIAAGLFVIYRERQLGIDRSRAKEAQVPPAGPPVE is encoded by the coding sequence ATGAACGTATTTCTCGGTATCGCGCTGCAAACGGGCGCGACTTTTCTTTTTACGCTGATGGGCGCGCTGATCCGCTACGTCGATGTGCGCGTGCCGACCGGCGAGGTCGTGTTCGCGCGTTCGTTCCTCGCGCTGCTGCCCCTGTTCGCCGTGCTGGCATGGCGGCGGGAAATATCGTCGGCGGTGAAGTTCAAATACCCGCGCAAGCATGTTCTGCGCGCGCTGACCGGCATCACCGCGATGGTGTTCCTGTTTCTCGGCCTGACCCGGCTGCCGCTCGCGGATGCCACCGCCATCGGCTTCGCGACGCCGTTGATCAATGTCGCGTTGGCGGCGATTTTCCTCGGCGAAGCGGTGCGCATGTGGCGCTGGGGCGCGGTCATCGTCGGGTTCATCGGCGTGATGGTGATGCTGGCGCCGCATCTCAGTCTGACCGATTTCACCAGCCGTGCAGCGGAAGGCGCGATCCTGACGCTGCTCGGCGCGTTCTTCACCGCGGCGGCGATGACGCAAGTGCGCGCCATGTCGAAGGTCGAGACCACCGCGTCGCTGGTGTTCTCGTTTCAGGCGGTGGCGAGCGTGGCAGGGCTGCTCTCGTTGCCGTGGGGCTGGGTTTTGCCGTCCGGCGGCGACGCGCTCGCGCTGCTCGGCATCGGCGTGTTCGGTGGCTTTGCGCAAATCCTGCTGACGGAATCCTATCGCCACGCGCCTGCGTCGGTGGTCGCGCCGTTTTCCTACACTGCGATGATCTGGTCGGTGGTGCTCGGCTATTTCATGTTCGCCGAATTGCCCGACCGCTTCATCTGGATCGGCGCGTGCATCGTGATCGCGGCGGGGCTGTTCGTGATCTACCGCGAACGCCAGCTTGGCATCGACCGCAGCCGCGCCAAGGAAGCGCAGGTGCCGCCCGCGGGACCGCCGGTCGAATAA
- a CDS encoding Lrp/AsnC ligand binding domain-containing protein, which translates to MIPFFVQIKCKLGKSYEVANALADSEIASEIYSTAGEFDLLAKFYVDEGTDIGHFVNEKVQVVPGIQDTRTIITFKAFG; encoded by the coding sequence ATGATTCCGTTCTTCGTGCAGATCAAATGTAAGCTCGGCAAATCCTACGAGGTCGCGAACGCACTCGCGGACTCCGAGATCGCCTCCGAGATTTACTCCACCGCCGGCGAATTCGATCTGCTCGCAAAATTCTACGTGGACGAAGGCACCGATATCGGCCACTTCGTGAACGAGAAAGTGCAGGTGGTTCCCGGAATTCAGGACACCCGCACCATCATCACGTTCAAAGCCTTCGGCTGA
- the thiD gene encoding bifunctional hydroxymethylpyrimidine kinase/phosphomethylpyrimidine kinase codes for MIPIAVTIAGSDSGGGAGIQADLKTFSALGVYGATVIAALTAQNTKGVTGIHDVPPEFVTAQFDAVYSDLKVSATKIGMLSRPATIEAVAAGLLRHKARNVVLDPVMVAASGDRLLVPEAIATIKKSLFPLAMLITPNLAEAAALLDRPLATNESEMAGQGEALLALGAKAVLVKGGHAETKHAVDVLIEPSGVRRFTAERIVTPHNHGTGCTLSSAIAAGLAKGLVLHDAIAAAKNYITGALQAGINLGIGHGRGPVHHFHQLWRKLGNS; via the coding sequence ATGATTCCCATCGCGGTCACGATTGCCGGTTCTGATTCCGGCGGCGGCGCCGGTATTCAGGCCGACCTCAAAACCTTCTCGGCGCTCGGCGTCTATGGTGCGACCGTGATCGCGGCGCTTACCGCGCAGAACACGAAGGGCGTGACCGGCATCCATGATGTCCCGCCGGAATTCGTCACCGCGCAATTCGACGCGGTCTATTCCGATCTGAAAGTTTCCGCGACCAAGATCGGCATGTTGTCGCGTCCTGCGACCATCGAAGCGGTTGCCGCGGGTCTGCTGCGCCATAAGGCGCGCAATGTCGTGCTCGACCCGGTAATGGTCGCGGCTTCGGGCGACCGGCTGCTGGTGCCGGAAGCAATCGCGACGATCAAGAAGTCGCTGTTTCCGCTCGCAATGCTGATCACGCCGAACCTTGCCGAGGCAGCAGCGCTGCTCGACCGGCCGCTTGCGACGAACGAGAGCGAAATGGCGGGACAGGGCGAGGCGCTGCTTGCGCTGGGCGCAAAAGCAGTGCTGGTGAAAGGTGGTCATGCCGAAACAAAGCACGCGGTCGATGTGCTGATCGAACCTTCCGGCGTGCGGCGTTTCACGGCGGAGCGGATTGTTACTCCGCATAACCACGGCACCGGGTGTACGCTTTCATCGGCGATTGCCGCCGGTCTTGCGAAAGGGCTGGTGCTGCACGACGCCATCGCGGCAGCGAAAAACTACATTACCGGCGCGTTACAGGCGGGCATCAATCTGGGCATTGGTCACGGGCGCGGGCCGGTGCATCACTTCCACCAGCTATGGCGAAAGCTCGGCAATAGCTGA
- a CDS encoding ABC transporter permease — protein MNHVQLAARNLARRRVRSILTLLGVGFAVGSFITLYGLSRSVHENAQASLDERGAHLTIARRGSGELFGGTIPENLGPKFAVIQGVEAVTGELVSLAPVERNNHALVIGWPDDSFFWKNMPLQSGRIPNKGERKVAVLGDAVAAVLNKKVGDKIEMLESQFTIVGISRYASVINRNGVVVPLADLQELTFKDGIVTLFHVRLKQSDPAAIERARQEIQKAGNVSVSTTENALRNDRFVGLLRAVSATMAWVSLLMGVLMVLNTLLMAVLERTREIGIMSSIGWSQQRIMMALMIEGLILSILGSAVGVVLGIGGAKLLNAIPAIGNFISVDLTFGLVAMTVFAAILLGILGSIYPAWVATRQSPAAALEHT, from the coding sequence ATGAACCACGTTCAGCTCGCCGCCCGCAACCTTGCGCGCCGCCGCGTGCGCTCGATCCTGACGCTGCTCGGCGTCGGCTTCGCCGTCGGCAGCTTCATCACGCTCTACGGGCTATCGCGCAGCGTGCATGAGAACGCGCAGGCCAGCCTCGACGAGCGCGGCGCGCATCTCACCATCGCGCGGCGCGGCTCCGGCGAATTGTTCGGCGGCACCATCCCGGAAAATCTCGGACCGAAATTCGCGGTCATTCAGGGCGTCGAAGCCGTGACCGGCGAACTCGTTTCGCTCGCGCCGGTCGAGCGCAACAACCACGCCCTTGTCATCGGCTGGCCGGACGACAGCTTCTTCTGGAAGAACATGCCGCTCCAGAGCGGCCGCATCCCGAACAAGGGCGAGCGCAAGGTCGCGGTGCTTGGCGACGCCGTCGCCGCCGTGCTGAACAAGAAGGTCGGCGACAAGATCGAGATGCTGGAGTCGCAATTCACTATCGTCGGCATCTCGCGCTATGCCTCGGTCATCAACCGTAACGGCGTGGTCGTGCCACTTGCCGACTTGCAGGAACTGACCTTCAAGGACGGTATCGTGACCCTGTTCCACGTCCGCCTGAAACAGAGCGATCCCGCCGCCATCGAGCGCGCACGGCAGGAAATCCAGAAAGCCGGCAACGTCAGCGTATCCACTACCGAGAACGCGCTCAGGAATGATCGTTTCGTCGGCCTGCTACGCGCCGTCTCGGCCACGATGGCGTGGGTGTCGCTGCTGATGGGCGTGCTGATGGTGCTGAATACATTGCTGATGGCGGTGCTGGAGCGCACGCGCGAAATCGGCATCATGTCGTCGATCGGCTGGTCGCAGCAGCGCATTATGATGGCGCTGATGATCGAGGGATTGATCCTCTCCATTCTCGGCAGTGCGGTAGGCGTGGTGCTCGGCATCGGCGGTGCGAAATTGCTGAACGCCATTCCCGCCATCGGCAATTTCATTTCGGTCGATCTGACCTTCGGCCTCGTGGCGATGACAGTATTCGCCGCGATCCTGCTCGGAATCCTGGGGTCGATCTATCCGGCATGGGTCGCGACCCGGCAAAGCCCGGCGGCTGCGCTCGAACACACCTGA
- a CDS encoding ABC transporter ATP-binding protein, with protein MTTAAPLMTFEDVGHQFDDGRIVALRNVNIAFAPGQSVAIIGPSGSGKSTLIHLMCGIRTPSQGVIRWQGRPVATPKEWSDLRRRDVGIVFQEFNLFPTLTAAENVEMSLFGSGLSSAERAARVKTALADVGLAHRETHLPHELSGGERQRVAIARSIVNAPAMLLADEPTGNLDSANSASIMKLLFDLHERRGVTLVMVTHDRSLAAQCARIIEIRDGRLASETGAGAPVAKAAAKKPAARSAAKKARKK; from the coding sequence ATGACGACCGCTGCGCCGCTGATGACCTTCGAGGATGTCGGCCACCAGTTCGACGACGGCCGTATCGTGGCGCTGCGCAACGTGAACATCGCATTCGCACCGGGACAGTCGGTCGCGATCATCGGGCCGAGCGGAAGCGGCAAGTCCACGCTCATTCATCTGATGTGCGGCATCCGTACGCCTTCGCAAGGCGTCATTCGCTGGCAGGGCCGCCCAGTCGCGACGCCAAAGGAGTGGAGCGACCTGCGCCGCCGCGATGTCGGCATCGTGTTTCAGGAGTTCAACCTGTTTCCGACACTGACGGCTGCCGAGAATGTTGAGATGTCGCTGTTCGGCAGCGGTCTCTCAAGTGCCGAACGTGCCGCGCGCGTGAAGACCGCGCTCGCGGATGTCGGCCTCGCGCACCGCGAAACCCACCTGCCCCACGAACTCTCCGGCGGCGAGCGTCAGCGCGTCGCAATCGCGCGCAGCATCGTGAATGCGCCCGCGATGCTGCTCGCCGACGAACCTACCGGCAATCTCGACAGCGCCAATTCGGCCTCGATCATGAAGCTGCTGTTCGACCTGCACGAACGGCGCGGCGTCACGCTCGTCATGGTGACGCATGACCGCTCTCTCGCCGCGCAATGCGCGCGGATCATCGAAATCCGCGACGGGCGGCTCGCAAGCGAAACCGGCGCGGGCGCACCAGTTGCGAAAGCAGCGGCGAAAAAACCCGCGGCAAGATCAGCGGCAAAGAAGGCGCGCAAGAAATGA